From Pseudomonas sp. B21-028, one genomic window encodes:
- the nrdD gene encoding anaerobic ribonucleoside-triphosphate reductase codes for MNESRNLPQAQRQRCEVWTRVMGYHRPVAAFNPGKQSEHRERVHFTERAAGRP; via the coding sequence ATGAATGAATCGCGCAACCTTCCGCAGGCCCAGCGCCAACGTTGTGAGGTCTGGACCCGGGTGATGGGTTATCACCGCCCGGTGGCGGCGTTCAACCCGGGCAAGCAGTCCGAGCACCGCGAGCGGGTGCATTTCACTGAACGCGCGGCCGGGCGTCCATGA
- the moaA gene encoding GTP 3',8-cyclase MoaA, whose translation MNAVLQDGFGRQIDYLRMSVTDRCDFRCVYCMAKNMTFLPRQQVLTLEELQRLARLFVGLGVKKIRLTGGEPLIRPGIVGLCRDIAALPGLRELVMTSNGSQLERLAKPLADAGVKRMNISLDSLDGERFRAITRNGNLDQVLAGIEAAKAAGFERIKINCVVMKGRNFDEVPALVQYAIEQRIDISFIEEMPLGEVGRSRGESFCSSDEVRAMIARHHRLLDSAESSGGPARYVRLERHPDTRIGFISPNTHNFCASCNRVRMTVEGRLLLCLGQENSLDLRGLLRRYPLEDQPVIQAVQHALRGKPLRHDFDPGGEVQIVRFMNMSGG comes from the coding sequence ATGAACGCTGTGCTGCAGGATGGATTTGGGCGCCAGATCGATTATTTGCGGATGTCGGTGACCGACCGTTGTGATTTTCGTTGTGTGTATTGCATGGCGAAGAACATGACCTTCCTGCCGCGTCAGCAGGTACTGACCCTGGAAGAGCTCCAGCGGTTGGCGCGGCTGTTCGTTGGCCTGGGGGTGAAGAAGATCCGCCTGACCGGCGGCGAGCCGCTGATCCGCCCGGGTATCGTCGGGCTGTGTCGCGATATCGCGGCATTGCCCGGGCTGCGGGAACTGGTGATGACCAGCAACGGCTCGCAGCTGGAACGGTTGGCCAAACCGCTGGCCGATGCTGGCGTCAAGCGCATGAACATCAGCCTCGACAGCCTGGACGGCGAGCGTTTTCGGGCCATCACCCGTAACGGCAACCTCGACCAGGTGCTGGCCGGTATCGAAGCGGCGAAGGCGGCCGGGTTCGAGCGGATCAAGATCAACTGCGTGGTGATGAAGGGGCGCAATTTCGATGAGGTGCCCGCGTTGGTGCAGTACGCCATCGAGCAGCGCATCGACATCAGCTTCATCGAGGAAATGCCCTTGGGAGAGGTAGGGCGTTCCCGGGGCGAGTCGTTCTGTTCCAGCGATGAAGTCCGGGCCATGATCGCCCGTCATCACCGGTTGCTCGACAGCGCCGAGAGCAGCGGCGGGCCGGCGCGCTATGTACGCCTGGAGCGTCACCCTGACACGCGGATCGGCTTCATTTCACCGAACACCCACAACTTCTGCGCCAGTTGCAATCGGGTGCGCATGACCGTTGAAGGGCGCTTGCTGCTGTGCCTTGGACAAGAGAACTCCCTCGACCTGCGTGGCTTGCTGAGGCGCTATCCGCTGGAGGACCAGCCAGTGATCCAGGCGGTGCAACACGCCTTGCGCGGCAAACCCTTGCGCCACGATTTCGACCCGGGTGGGGAGGTGCAGATTGTGCGGTTCATGAATATGAGTGGGGGGTGA
- a CDS encoding peptidylprolyl isomerase produces MASGCGCGGGNGGSGGCGSSAKAAPVADVAPVGAVQFEPVAVEEAPPQLIASSEQEWPIISVNGVAITPQAMAQELQYHPAQSREDAVYQAARALVIRELLQQRIAELGLSLQVGAGENEEEAATRLLLEREVQVPQCDEATCLRYYESNRARFHSAPLLAVRHILLECAPDDAEGRSLAHVQAGLLLERLDQAPGSFAELAQKYSACPSKEQGGSLGQISKGQTVPELERQLFALPAGLCGKPLESRYGWHVISIDQRIDGQPLPYEAVATAIRTQLQQGVWQKALVQYLQTLIGAADIRGIHLQGADSPLVQ; encoded by the coding sequence ATGGCCAGTGGATGCGGATGTGGTGGTGGTAACGGCGGCAGCGGCGGCTGTGGATCTTCAGCAAAGGCGGCGCCCGTGGCGGATGTCGCGCCCGTTGGGGCGGTGCAGTTCGAGCCGGTGGCGGTTGAGGAAGCGCCGCCGCAGTTGATCGCCAGCAGTGAACAGGAATGGCCGATTATCAGCGTCAACGGGGTGGCGATCACCCCGCAGGCGATGGCCCAGGAGCTGCAGTATCACCCGGCGCAGAGTCGGGAGGATGCGGTCTATCAGGCGGCGCGGGCCCTGGTGATACGGGAATTGCTCCAGCAGCGCATCGCCGAGCTGGGCTTGTCCCTGCAAGTCGGTGCCGGTGAAAACGAAGAAGAGGCGGCGACACGGTTGCTGCTCGAACGCGAAGTGCAGGTGCCGCAATGCGACGAGGCGACCTGCCTGCGTTACTACGAAAGCAACCGGGCGCGCTTTCACAGCGCACCGTTGCTGGCGGTGCGGCACATTCTGCTCGAATGCGCGCCGGACGACGCCGAGGGGCGCAGCCTCGCGCATGTCCAGGCCGGGCTGCTGCTGGAAAGACTCGACCAGGCCCCGGGCAGCTTCGCCGAGCTGGCCCAGAAGTATTCGGCTTGTCCGTCCAAGGAGCAGGGCGGATCGCTGGGGCAGATCAGCAAGGGCCAGACCGTGCCTGAGCTGGAGCGGCAGTTGTTTGCCCTGCCGGCGGGACTGTGCGGCAAACCGCTGGAGAGTCGCTACGGCTGGCACGTGATCAGCATCGACCAGCGCATCGACGGCCAGCCGTTGCCTTACGAGGCGGTGGCGACGGCGATCCGCACCCAGCTGCAGCAGGGCGTCTGGCAGAAAGCGCTGGTGCAGTACCTGCAAACCCTGATCGGTGCGGCGGACATTCGCGGCATTCATCTTCAGGGCGCCGACTCGCCGCTGGTGCAGTGA
- a CDS encoding ribonucleoside triphosphate reductase encodes MQSTLISVGCNRLHKRDGSVVAFDADKIRQALIAAGKATGEYAEVEAEALLNAVLARLEGQSRLNVEQIQDRVERVLMDAGFFLSMRAYIVYREQHGRLRRDRRTLVEVATSMNEYLDREDWRVQANANQGYSLGGLILNVSGKVTANYWLDEVYSQAIGEAHREADLHIHDLDMLAGYCAGWSLRTLLHEGLNGVPGRVEAGPPKHLSSALGQMVNFLGTLQNEWAGAQAFSSFDTYLAPYVRKDRLSYDEVRQSLQEFIYNLNVPSRWGTQTPFTNLTFDWVCPQDLREQIPVIGGEEMPFAYGDLQAEMELINRAYIEVMQAGDAKGRVFTFPIPTYNITHDFPWDSENADRLFEMTARYGLPYFQNFLNSDMQPNQVRSMCCRLQLDVRELLKRGGGLFGSAEQTGSLGVVTINCARLGYLYKGNTSALLQRLDTLMELAKESLEVKRKVIQHHMDAGLYPYTKRYLGTLRNHFSTIGVNGLHEMLRNFTDDQQGLHTEQGREFALRLLDHVRATLLRFQEETGHLYNLEATPAEGTTYRFAKEDLKRYPDILQAGSPVAPYYTNSSQLPVGFTEDPFEALELQDELQCKYTGGTVLHLYMAEQISSTQACKQLVRKALGRFRLPYLTVTPTFSICPVHGYLAGEHEFCPKCDEALLLQQQQARSVH; translated from the coding sequence ATGCAAAGCACGTTGATTTCAGTAGGGTGCAACCGCCTGCACAAGCGCGACGGCAGTGTGGTCGCCTTTGATGCGGACAAGATCCGCCAGGCGCTGATCGCCGCCGGCAAGGCCACCGGTGAGTACGCCGAGGTTGAAGCCGAAGCACTGCTCAACGCCGTGCTGGCCCGGTTGGAAGGGCAGTCGCGATTGAACGTCGAGCAGATCCAGGACCGGGTCGAGCGGGTGTTGATGGACGCCGGTTTCTTCCTCTCCATGCGCGCCTACATCGTTTACCGCGAGCAACACGGACGCTTGCGCCGGGATCGCCGTACCCTGGTGGAAGTCGCCACGTCGATGAACGAATACCTCGACCGCGAAGACTGGCGCGTGCAGGCCAACGCCAACCAGGGCTATTCCCTCGGCGGGTTGATCCTCAACGTGTCGGGCAAGGTCACCGCCAACTATTGGCTCGACGAGGTCTACAGCCAGGCCATCGGCGAGGCGCACCGCGAGGCCGACCTGCATATCCATGACCTGGACATGCTTGCCGGCTACTGTGCCGGCTGGTCCCTGCGCACGCTGTTGCACGAAGGTCTCAACGGCGTGCCGGGGCGGGTCGAGGCCGGGCCGCCCAAGCACCTGAGCAGCGCCCTGGGGCAGATGGTGAATTTCCTTGGCACCCTGCAGAACGAATGGGCCGGGGCCCAGGCCTTCAGCTCGTTCGACACCTACCTGGCGCCCTACGTGCGCAAGGACCGGCTCAGCTACGACGAGGTCCGCCAGTCTCTGCAGGAGTTCATCTACAACCTCAACGTACCCTCGCGCTGGGGCACGCAAACGCCGTTTACCAACCTGACCTTCGATTGGGTCTGCCCGCAGGATCTGCGCGAACAGATCCCGGTGATCGGTGGCGAAGAGATGCCGTTTGCCTACGGCGACCTGCAAGCGGAAATGGAGTTGATCAACCGTGCCTACATCGAGGTGATGCAGGCCGGCGATGCGAAAGGGCGGGTGTTCACCTTCCCGATCCCGACCTACAACATCACCCACGACTTTCCGTGGGACAGCGAGAACGCCGACCGCTTGTTCGAAATGACGGCCCGCTACGGCTTGCCGTACTTCCAGAATTTCCTCAACTCGGACATGCAGCCCAACCAGGTGCGGTCGATGTGCTGCCGTCTGCAACTGGACGTGCGTGAGCTGCTCAAGCGTGGCGGCGGCTTGTTCGGTTCGGCGGAACAGACCGGCTCCCTCGGGGTGGTGACGATCAACTGCGCCCGGCTGGGCTACCTGTACAAGGGCAATACCAGTGCGTTGTTGCAACGCCTCGATACCCTGATGGAGCTGGCGAAGGAAAGCCTGGAGGTCAAGCGCAAGGTGATCCAGCACCACATGGATGCCGGCCTGTATCCCTACACCAAGCGCTACCTGGGCACCTTGCGCAATCACTTCTCCACCATCGGCGTGAATGGCCTGCATGAAATGCTGCGCAATTTCACCGACGACCAACAGGGGCTGCACACCGAGCAGGGCCGCGAGTTCGCGCTGCGGTTGCTGGATCATGTGCGGGCGACGCTGTTGCGCTTCCAGGAGGAAACCGGCCATCTCTACAACCTGGAAGCCACGCCTGCCGAAGGCACCACCTACCGCTTCGCCAAGGAAGACCTTAAGCGCTACCCCGATATCCTCCAGGCCGGCAGCCCGGTTGCGCCGTACTACACCAACTCTTCGCAATTGCCGGTGGGATTTACCGAGGACCCGTTCGAGGCCCTGGAACTGCAGGACGAACTGCAATGCAAGTACACCGGCGGCACCGTGTTGCACCTGTACATGGCCGAGCAGATTTCTTCCACCCAGGCCTGCAAGCAATTGGTGCGCAAGGCCCTGGGGCGGTTCCGGCTGCCGTACCTGACGGTCACGCCGACGTTTTCGATCTGCCCGGTGCACGGCTACCTGGCCGGCGAACACGAGTTCTGTCCCAAATGCGACGAGGCGTTGTTGCTGCAACAGCAGCAGGCACGCAGCGTCCACTGA
- the narH gene encoding nitrate reductase subunit beta — MKIRSQIGMVLNLDKCIGCHTCSITCKNVWTSREGMEYAWFNNVETKPGIGYPKEWENQDKWKGGWVRNADGSINPRIGGKFRVLANIFANPDLPGLDDYYEPFDFDYQHLHTAPLGEHQPTARPRSLVSGKRMEKIEWGPNWEEILGTEFAKRRKDKNFDKIQADIYGEYENTFMMYLPRLCEHCLNPACAASCPSGAIYKREEDGIVLIDQEKCRGWRMCISGCPYKKIYFNWKSGKSEKCIFCYPRIEAGMPTVCAETCVGRIRYLGVLLYDADRISEVASTANEQDLYEKQLEIFLDPNDPAVIRQALADGVPQSVIDSAQRSPVYKMAVDWKLALPLHPEYRTLPMVWYVPPLSPIQNAAAAGTVGMNGVIPDVDSLRIPLRYLANLLTAGDEKPVKLALKRLLAMRAYKRSEQVDGVKDLQVLADVGLSVNQVDEMYRYLAIANYEDRFVVPSAHREDAMSDAFAERSGCGFSFGSGCSGSSDTNMFGGKKANRRDVIKTVQLWEE; from the coding sequence ATGAAGATTCGTTCACAGATCGGCATGGTCCTGAACCTGGACAAATGCATCGGTTGCCACACCTGTTCGATCACCTGCAAGAACGTCTGGACCAGCCGTGAAGGCATGGAATACGCCTGGTTCAACAACGTCGAGACCAAGCCCGGCATCGGCTATCCCAAGGAATGGGAAAACCAGGACAAGTGGAAGGGCGGCTGGGTGCGCAATGCCGACGGCTCGATCAACCCGCGCATCGGCGGCAAGTTCCGCGTGTTGGCGAACATCTTCGCCAACCCGGACCTGCCGGGCCTGGACGACTACTACGAACCGTTCGACTTCGACTACCAGCACCTGCACACCGCGCCCCTGGGTGAGCACCAGCCCACCGCGCGGCCGCGCTCGCTGGTCTCCGGCAAGCGCATGGAGAAGATCGAGTGGGGCCCGAACTGGGAGGAAATCCTCGGCACCGAGTTCGCCAAGCGGCGCAAGGACAAGAATTTCGACAAGATCCAGGCGGACATTTACGGCGAGTACGAAAACACTTTCATGATGTACCTGCCGCGCCTGTGCGAGCACTGCCTGAACCCTGCGTGCGCGGCGTCGTGCCCGAGCGGCGCGATCTACAAGCGCGAAGAGGACGGCATCGTCCTGATCGACCAGGAAAAATGTCGCGGCTGGCGCATGTGCATCAGCGGCTGCCCGTACAAGAAGATCTACTTCAACTGGAAGAGCGGCAAGTCGGAAAAGTGCATCTTCTGCTATCCGCGCATCGAAGCCGGGATGCCAACGGTCTGTGCGGAAACCTGCGTCGGCCGGATTCGCTACCTCGGCGTGCTGCTGTATGACGCCGACCGCATCAGTGAAGTGGCGAGCACCGCCAACGAACAGGACCTGTACGAGAAGCAACTGGAGATCTTCCTCGACCCGAACGACCCGGCGGTGATTCGTCAGGCCCTGGCCGATGGCGTGCCGCAGTCGGTGATCGACTCGGCACAGCGCTCGCCGGTCTACAAGATGGCCGTGGACTGGAAACTCGCACTGCCGCTGCACCCGGAATACCGCACCTTGCCGATGGTCTGGTACGTGCCGCCACTGTCGCCGATCCAGAACGCTGCCGCCGCCGGCACCGTGGGCATGAACGGGGTGATCCCGGACGTCGACAGCCTGCGCATTCCGCTGCGCTACCTGGCCAACCTGCTGACCGCCGGCGATGAAAAGCCCGTCAAGCTGGCCCTCAAGCGCCTGCTGGCAATGCGTGCCTACAAGCGTTCCGAACAGGTGGACGGCGTGAAAGACCTGCAAGTGCTGGCCGATGTCGGCTTGAGCGTGAACCAGGTCGACGAGATGTACCGCTACCTGGCCATCGCCAACTACGAAGACCGTTTCGTCGTGCCGAGTGCTCACCGCGAAGACGCCATGAGCGACGCGTTCGCCGAGCGCTCCGGGTGCGGCTTCAGCTTCGGCAGCGGTTGCAGCGGCAGTTCCGACACCAACATGTTCGGCGGCAAGAAAGCCAACCGTCGTGACGTGATCAAGACCGTGCAGTTGTGGGAGGAATGA
- the narI gene encoding respiratory nitrate reductase subunit gamma — MSKWDLLLFGVYPYVALAICLLGSWARFDLSQYTWKAGSSQMLNKRGMRVASNLFHVGVLFVLAGHFVGLLTPSAIYHHVLSTENKQLLAMVSGGFFGVLGLIGLLMLLNRRLSDPRVRATSNTSDILVLVVLLVQLVLGLMTIVASTAHMDGSVMVMLADWAQNTVLLRPVEAATSMAPVGLVYKLHVLLGLTLFVLFPFTRLVHIVSAPVWYLGRRYQIVRQKF; from the coding sequence ATGTCTAAGTGGGATCTGTTGTTGTTCGGGGTCTACCCCTATGTCGCCCTGGCGATTTGTCTGCTCGGCAGTTGGGCGCGGTTTGACCTGTCCCAGTACACCTGGAAGGCCGGCTCCAGCCAGATGCTGAACAAGCGCGGCATGCGCGTGGCGAGCAACCTGTTCCACGTCGGCGTGCTGTTCGTGTTGGCCGGGCACTTTGTTGGCCTGCTGACGCCGTCGGCGATCTACCACCATGTGCTGAGCACCGAGAACAAGCAGTTGTTGGCGATGGTTTCCGGCGGCTTCTTCGGCGTACTGGGCCTGATCGGCTTGCTGATGCTGCTCAACCGGCGCCTGAGCGACCCGCGGGTGCGCGCTACGTCCAATACCTCGGACATTCTGGTGTTGGTGGTCTTGCTGGTGCAACTGGTGCTGGGGCTGATGACCATCGTTGCCTCCACCGCCCACATGGACGGTTCGGTGATGGTGATGCTGGCCGACTGGGCGCAGAACACCGTGCTGTTGCGTCCGGTGGAAGCCGCTACGTCGATGGCCCCGGTGGGCCTGGTCTACAAGCTCCATGTGCTGCTGGGCCTGACCCTGTTCGTGCTGTTCCCGTTCACCCGTCTGGTGCACATCGTCAGCGCGCCGGTCTGGTACCTGGGACGGCGTTATCAAATCGTTCGGCAGAAATTCTGA
- the narJ gene encoding nitrate reductase molybdenum cofactor assembly chaperone → MRILKVISLLLDYPTETLVAGRDELEQAILQAREISPNQRAGLFELLEVICAKDLMDGQEHYGALFGRGRSLSLLLFEHVHGESRDRGQAMVDMMAQYEAAGFAIGVKELPDYIPLYLEFLSTREDLEAREGLADVAHLLALLAARLDERESAYASCFRALLQIAGAEPQGAVAELREQVKAEPRDDSLEALDRVWEEEAVDFMKAEQQDRCSSLPSAPGRAREESAVPLHWVDFQHEGRAVAPAGEVGNV, encoded by the coding sequence ATGCGCATTCTCAAGGTGATTTCGTTGCTGCTCGACTACCCGACCGAGACCCTGGTGGCCGGTCGTGACGAGCTGGAGCAAGCGATTCTCCAGGCGCGGGAAATCAGCCCCAACCAGCGCGCCGGGTTGTTCGAATTGCTGGAGGTGATCTGCGCCAAGGATCTGATGGACGGCCAGGAGCACTACGGCGCGTTGTTCGGCCGCGGCCGTTCGCTGTCGCTGTTGCTGTTCGAACATGTCCATGGCGAGTCCCGCGACCGGGGCCAGGCCATGGTGGACATGATGGCCCAGTACGAAGCGGCCGGCTTCGCCATCGGCGTCAAGGAGCTGCCGGACTACATCCCGTTGTATCTGGAGTTTCTCTCCACCCGCGAAGACCTCGAGGCCCGCGAGGGCCTGGCGGATGTCGCGCACCTGTTGGCCTTGCTCGCCGCGCGTCTGGATGAGCGTGAAAGCGCCTACGCCAGTTGCTTCCGGGCGTTGCTGCAAATCGCCGGCGCCGAACCCCAGGGCGCGGTAGCCGAGCTGCGGGAGCAAGTGAAGGCCGAGCCACGGGACGACTCCCTCGAAGCCCTGGACCGGGTCTGGGAGGAAGAGGCGGTGGATTTCATGAAGGCCGAACAGCAGGACCGTTGCAGTTCGCTGCCGAGCGCGCCGGGCAGGGCCCGGGAAGAAAGTGCGGTGCCGTTGCACTGGGTGGATTTTCAGCATGAAGGGCGGGCCGTTGCGCCGGCCGGGGAGGTAGGCAATGTCTAA
- a CDS encoding anaerobic ribonucleoside-triphosphate reductase activating protein, with protein sequence MSRVLRVGGMVPLTTLDYPGQLACVLFCQGCAWRCRYCHNPQLIPPRGNEEVDWCRVLAFLQRRQDLLDAVVFSGGEPTLQDGLGSAMEEVRQMGFRIGLHSAGIKPAAFAKVVGQADWVGFDVKALPEDALDVTRVEGSGTANWRSLDHLLDSGVDYECRTTVHWHLFDPERLLTLARRLSERGVSRFAVQLVRTARMLDPHLSSVSAHALQPELWAALRELFPSFVLRS encoded by the coding sequence ATGAGTCGAGTGCTGCGGGTCGGGGGCATGGTGCCCCTGACCACCCTCGATTATCCGGGCCAACTGGCCTGCGTACTGTTTTGCCAGGGCTGCGCCTGGCGTTGTCGTTATTGCCATAACCCGCAACTGATCCCGCCCCGTGGCAACGAAGAAGTGGATTGGTGCCGGGTGCTGGCGTTCCTGCAACGCCGCCAGGACCTGCTCGACGCTGTGGTGTTCAGCGGTGGCGAGCCGACCTTGCAGGACGGCCTGGGCTCGGCCATGGAGGAGGTGCGGCAGATGGGCTTTCGCATCGGCCTGCACAGCGCCGGCATCAAGCCAGCGGCGTTCGCCAAGGTGGTCGGGCAAGCCGACTGGGTGGGCTTCGACGTCAAAGCGCTGCCTGAAGATGCCCTGGACGTGACCCGGGTCGAAGGCAGCGGCACGGCCAACTGGCGCAGCCTCGACCATCTGCTGGACAGCGGCGTGGATTACGAGTGCCGCACCACGGTGCATTGGCATCTGTTCGACCCCGAGCGGCTACTGACCCTGGCCCGGCGCCTGAGTGAACGGGGCGTCAGCCGGTTCGCCGTGCAACTGGTGCGCACGGCCCGGATGCTCGACCCGCACCTCTCCAGCGTTTCGGCACACGCCTTGCAGCCCGAACTGTGGGCCGCTCTGCGGGAGCTGTTCCCCTCGTTCGTGTTGCGCAGCTAA